The Triticum aestivum cultivar Chinese Spring chromosome 6D, IWGSC CS RefSeq v2.1, whole genome shotgun sequence genomic sequence cgttaatcctttgctcatattgctttaggaaaatagcgccaccaccaccaccactatgtcgactgtgcaagtcaaggtgcgccagcagccttgcaactggcaagctattcggcatctacttccagccgagttttcgtcatgcggcggtaagaaattagatgaaatgtgaggttgaaatttttagtgttggcattactgcattgtgtcattttgcttttttttacacagatcgtcccatgcaatgtgaggttaaaattcaacaagctgacatgagacactgtgacatttgaggctcctgggggccgtacactatggaggtcgagaaaggacgcaatatgtcgcagattggaggagatggatgggcccgtttccttgcccacatgcgtcttactggtggtgagttgatcagcttctctttcagagcagaaagacccaagttggctgtcatttatctcaacctggtggagatgacgaagatgatgaagataatgaggacccactcgatgaagatgatgagaacccacttcatgaagccatcatagctcaaagaatgaggctgagcgaggaggaggtgtgcaacctatgggacataattccgccacgtgatgactttgtcggggtgtcattcgtgacccgcctgacaagtaccatggttgatcggcatgaaacggtatgttatacgtactgcctgtagtaatttgatgatatatatatatatgctttattgttatacttacaaatgcaaattattcaatgatatgcttagtgaatccgatgatatgcttagtgtagagtccaatggtatgctttgtggaatctagtcgatgatatgctttagtgtagagtctgatcacatgctcttattagtgtagaatccaaggaactattaatagtgtagataatccatatatacttattagtagaattcatgattagttagtacaaatgcgtagtactgtgtcttttgatagtgtagaaatctagacttaatagaaatatatttgcaagagtatgtgcgaggctatttattaattgatatgttttgcttattcagaaattgccaaagaacctatctgtgagttgtggtatcgagcctgatgaagaaggctcaactggactacgccttaccgcaaggggctccgtcaccacctgtacttaccgcatggacacagacggccgcacacacttaaactcggttgggtggaagagattcctcgttggcaagaatcttcgtgttggacaggccatcctaattactatcaggaacacccaccgcccaggcttgagaaTGATGATCgccgtcgatatcatctagaactacatatgtgtgtgtggctatatcatctagaactacatatgatgatcgtcgtcgatatcatgtagaactacatatgatgatcgtcgtcgatattatctagaactacatatgatgatcgtcgtcgatatcaccttgtactgcttgaggatgcatgttgagtatatatgaaattgttatctagtactccctccgttccaaaatactcgtcgtggttttagttcaaaatttgaactaaaaccacgacgagtaatttggaaccaagggagtactacctagtacctataatgctttatgaaattgatatctagtagtacctagcaTCTGGAAATTGCTGTTTATTGAAGCTAAAACGGGGTAGGAAGCcggggggaaatgatgaaagatatagcagtagcgcggggccaggaaatcgctacagctaattaatagtagcgcgttccggaAAAGCGCTGCTAATACagtccatagtagtagcgcgggtacagaccgtgctactactaacagttagctgtagcgccttattgatAGCGCGGcttgcccgcgctgctgatagcctcaaaacccgcgctactactagggttttccctagtagtgtatacaACGAAATTTGTCGGTTTTGTTAATCATAATTCATAGACGCTACTCtcaccgtcccataatataaacgctcttacattatgggacggagggagcatTTCTTAGGCCGAAATCAATTTTTGGGTAACACAATTTTCGaggaatgcctgtgaagctcagcGGAAGGGGGGTGGGGGGTCGCTTGGCCGCAGCACCCTAGGGTCGAGCCAGGACCACCCCGAAGACAGTAACGGCGTGCCTGACCACGACGTTGCTggcaagggcgagggcgagggtTGACCAGTGTTGGTGAGGAGCCATTTTCACTTAGTTGAGGGAGTGAGAGAAACAATGCGCTACCTGCAATCAGGCCAGAGGAAGAGAAGGGGAGGATGAAGAAGAAAGCGACCTCACCGTTCGTTTTTGATTCAACGGCATGAATCTATTCATTTTTGATACAACGGCTCGGATTTGTTCGTTTTTTATACAACCGCTCAACGCCATACATTTCAGATCGAATGGACGCATGATTTTAGTTACCAGATGAGTTTTTCATACGTATAAGTAagtttattttcagaaaatgcaaCTCCAATTCCTTTTCTATCGCCACAATTTCCAAAAAGTATTCATAAAAGACTTATGACATTATCGTAAAAACCACTGTCTTACGACTTTACGACAAGTTGTGCGTTCTAAAATTGTCTTAAGACATACTTAAATGTCAGTTGACTTAGATATACATGACCCTATTTTATAAGATAATTGCCGAGTAAATGTGCTTGGAGGGACCGTGTCAATGTCCTCGGGCTGCAGCCACATGTGGCCCAAGAGAGCAGCGCAGCATTTCCTACCAAAACCGCTTGATGAAGTCTCAAGTGTGGCTTCGCTGTCACAGCCTGACCTGTTCAAAGGTCAACCTTCATGGGATTACACGCAACAATAACTATGATAAATCCATCACCCATAATGCCCGGACAAGGAGCTGAGCTCCCACATATTCGTCAACGAGAGCAACATCAGCAGCTAAGGAACAATTCTGCCGGCGGATAAGCTGAAAAATGGATTACTCAACAAGAAACATAAGCTGAAAAACAGGGACAGCTCGGATCACCAAACAGGAGAAGATTCAGGGGGTAAGGATATACAAATGAAGACACAATTCAGAACCAGTTCTTTTATACTTGATGTCACCCTATATCTAGTAAGTATGTGATGGTTTATACAGACGCTCGACGAATCACGGAAAACACCGACCCAAAATCCAGAAAGCATGAAAAGGAAAAGAGAGCTAGATTCAGAGTTTCGACTAGTATGAAGTGCATGTTGCAGATGCAGCCAGCTAATCCTCCTGTTACCATAAACAGCCACAGCTCGACACAAATGCTAGTATAAACATAGGGATGGATGTTTTTTTAGGTAACATATTTCCTGATGCTTGTGTTTTTCATTATTTCCCATTTGTTCTCCCAAGATGCATTCCAGTAGCACCTCCACCAGATCATACTATCATATTAGGAGCAGAGTAGTTGCTGATTTTACTTCCCCATAGAGAAAAGGACTAGTACTAAACCTCCTCGGTAGGCACGCACGAGCTCCTAGAGAGGATCCACCAGGGTCAACATGCTATTCATACATCTCATCTATCAAAGTTATCTGCAAAATAGCACGAGAAGCTTTCGTCAAGGCAAGGTACCATATTTGTTTACAGATAATTTGTGCAAAAACAGGATTATCACAAATTGGGGACTTGAAAAGAAAACGATAGCCAATAACAAATCGTCACAAATATAGTCGAAAAGATATCCACCGGTTGTCCTCTTATATTCATATTGATCAGCATCATCAGAAAGCTTGTATCTAAGCTTTTTCAGAATGGACTTTGGTGCATAAACACCTATTAAAGTATACCTTTCCATGCAACGTGTCTCACAATGAACATACATACAGCCATACAGGACACGACAATAGAAAACACATCGACATGCGTCGACGGCAGTCTCTTTAGTGAGCTATATGGGTTTTACCATACTAACCTGGTCACAGACTGGGCAAGTCTCACTTCGCTCCATCCATTCGAGTATGCAACAAAGATGGAAATGATGCTCGCATTTGGTGATAGAGCGGGGATTTTCTTCATCATATTCTGGTGAGATGACAAAAAGAAAGGTTATTAGAAGGAATTTTATTGTCCAGCAAAACATATAGCTTAGATTTAGAGCATCCATTGGTGCATCAGTGGAGGATAATGGGAGTGTCACACGCATCAGCAACCAGAAACTACAGCATGATGGAAGTTCCTAGCTTACTTCTCATCAAAAAGGTCCACTATGTCAGGTTGCATGCATCCAGCAACAAGTGAACTGTTTAAGGCTCCGATAAAGAAAGGCTTATAAACATGCAGAATTATCCGTCCAGTGATATAAATGTATAAATAATGCATACATCTGAACCAAATGCAGAAAAATAACTGGACACCAGCATTTGTTTGACCGACAGAATCTGGGTAACATATCCCTCTACCATCATTAGAGAAATAACAAATGATTATGCTTCAACTAAATAAGATCAATCTCTTGACCAATTTACCCTGTTAACAAGAAATCAGCAGGCTATAGGAAGAGTAGCACAAACATGTTCATCCAGTTCGACAACCAACCAAGTAAAGACAGTATCAACAAATGATCAAGAGAAAAACAACCTTCAAGGCAGATAGGGCAAACATCCTcctcctcaatcttatcttcaggGGCACCTTTTTCACATGATTCGTATTCATCCACCTTCAGAGATTCCTGCTGATCATCTGTTTTGCTTTTAATATCTGACTTCTCCAGATCTGCACATGAAAAATTAAGCTTGCCTCACTACCATTACTAGGTTAATTCTAATAAGCCTAAAAAAAATCTAATTAACCTCAAAGACCATAAGAGCTTTACCTGGGTTTTCTGTAACTGGCAAACTAACATCATAAGGCAATGGTGCAGGTGGTGCCCGGTAAGTGTCAGGAGTGGATGTGTCCAGATTTGTGTCAACTGCGACTATAGCAGAAGCTGGAGATGACCCGTCAAAGGCAGAAGATAAAGGTTCATGCTCCTCTTGGTTTTGCTGATGCTGGATAAAGCAAAGCAAACAGTCTTAGCAACATCAAGTGACTAATAATGCCGTACTTGACAAAACAGAGGTACCACCTAGTCATTATTAATCATGACAATTTGTGCAAATTACCAACAAAGAGGAGGCTGTCATTTTTGCAAAAGTGTGTACATATCAGTAGACAACATTACAGGTTTACAGCAAGCAGCATATTGCCTAAAGACCAGAGTCTACAATGCCAAATCATCTAGAACTGAAGACACAAATGGGAGATGCACGCTGTAGGTAACATAATTTGTCATGTTGCACCAAAAACTGCAAAGAAGGCAGTTAAACTTGTAGCACTCCGCTATTATAAGCATGTTCAAGTAAAACATCAGCTAATTCGGGAACACGCACTGATGACTCGCACATGCCAGATCAACAAATGAGCAGAGCGTGTTGCATATAGCAACTTAAATTATTAGCAAAAAACATAAAACAACTTAAATATAAATATATGAGTATCGTGATTGTGGATAATCTGATTTGATCTTCATATAAAAGAAATGCAAGGAAGATGGTAGAGACCACCCTGACACTGACGTCGGGTCATCCGAAAGTTGAACAGGTCATTCAAAAATTGACAGTGGCCCACAAATCAGAAAACACTGTGAATTCACAGAGCATAAAACAGGGTCTACATACATAGATATGAACCGGTGCTCTATCCGCCTCCGCTCTTGATGCACAACAGCAGCAGCCACCCATTCTATCCTTGATGAAGGAGCTTAATCTGGGCTATCCTCTAGCTGTTGTTTTCGTCTCTCATACCCTACAAAGAAACAAGCCCATACAGATATAAGAAAGAACAGGGAATCATGATTTGAACTAGAAATACAGCATATAGCACAACTGCACAAGATAAGGCAAAGTGTGCCGGCACGCGACCATACAACTGTACAGGCACCTTGTTATTCTCTGGTTACTCTAATAGAGCTGATCTCTAACACCCACAGAAATGACATATCACTTGTGGACATGACCTGACCACCATGCCTTCATACTGCAAGTCATGCTAAACCATGCACCATACTACATAATTTCGCATTCTAGCTCAGAAATGGACACCGGCAGTGCCACCGGAGCTTTTAGCCGATAGCAAATCGACCAATCGAGCACGGAGCTACCTACCGATGCACCCTTGTCCCCTGCAGACAAGGCAAGGCTTGCACACAACACAAGTGCACTCCCCATGTAGCCTTCACTTCAACTCATGAGCGAGAAAAGCATGGGCAAGGGTGCAGTGTGCCTGCAGCACCAACAAGACATGGATAGTGTGCCCAAACTCCAAACCCCCAGCGCAAAGCGTGCAAGGAAGTGCCGGATTGCGCCTGCAGAAGCAGCCAGCCAGGCGTCACCAGACAGCTAAGTTCCGATCGAAGCCACGCTGATTCGCAACGCCGCTCACCGCACTCCTCATCACCCAGTTCACGCTGGGTCGACTGCAGGGGCCAGGCGGACGGCGTGAGCCAGCCGCAACCCCCTTTCTCTTTTGTGTGGAGCACGCTAGGCCGCTACTCTAAAACCACAGCCGGGTTACCGAATCCGCGGGCGGCGGGACGGATCGGAGCTATCCCCGAGAGGAACAGACGGGTATTTGGGTTCGCGGAAGGAGGAGACGAACCTCGAGCAACCCGAGCAAGCGAAGCAAAACCCGCGGCCTCAGACCGTACCGACGGAGCAAGCCAAGCGAAAACCCCGACGCTCCtcccgcttcctcctccttctcctccggcgcgggcggcggcgagggcccGGGAATTCGAGCGGACCTGGGGGGAAATCGAGCGGAGGAGAGAATAAAAACGAAATTCATCCCGGGGAAGGGGAGGGGAATCGACCGAAGCATGAGCACGGGAGAGGCCGCGCGCGGGGTCGAGCCGGGCACGGATTACCGGCGGGAAGCGGAGGAAGgtccggcggcggccggcgagctgCTGTGGTGGGGTGGGGTTTCTCCGTCCGCCGGggccgagcgagcgagcgagcgagctccCTGGCTCTCCtgtgctcctctcctctcctctcctgtgTGGAGGGAGAGCGGGGGTGGTGCGCGGCGGTTTGCGGGATCCGGAGGGGCTTTTCTGCAAGAGTGGCCTGAGTGGAGACGAGGACCGAGGGAACAATGCCTGCTCACCCAGTCAAACCTACTCCCCGTGACTGTGCGTGGGCCAACGGCGGTGCCCGGGCCCGCCCGTCACGCGGAGGGGACGGGTGCTAGCTGACGCCGATAAGATCCTCCCCGCACTGGCGCCTCGCTTTCTGACGTCACGCGGTAGCGTTTTTCTTTTCCATTCGTTTTTTTTCGAGGAAACCATTCGTTTTCTGGAGAGGGGAAAAAAGGCTCGGCCGCAGGATTGGGGTGCCACGGGGGCGGGCCACGTGGAGCTGGGTGTGTCGCTGACGGTGGCCCCCGTGGTGGTGCGGGCAGTCGGCTCCGAGTAGGGTAGGGGCTGGTTGGCTGGGATGGTTGGACTTTGTGATGCTAGCGGGGTCGTCGACGTGGCTTTGACTTGACAGCGATGGTGTGTGGTTAGGTAAGCTGTTTTGTGCTACTCGTGTCTTTGGTGGTTCTAGTAAGAGAGAAAGGGGGCTACGCCCTTGATCCGCAAGACATTTTTGTGAAAGTAAAAAGAGGGAGGGAGAGCAAATGATCGAACAGTATTTCTCATTGATTGAAGATCCGGTATTTATACCCACTTTACAAGGCAGTTAGGATTACAATGTCGGTAACTACAACCGACTTAAGCATTGATtattaggattaaattaatccttAACAATTTTCTCGCGTGGCCCAACTCTAAGCTGCTAACATTGACTatgtttatttttgttttgttttgttttgcgatTATATACATTTGATGTTTCGAAACGGCATTCAAAACCGACGGCAGGCGGGTGCGTTCGTTTTCTCGCATCTATTTTTTGCGAATGGACCTCCCGACGGTTGCGCGTGAGTGTGAACAATGCGGCCACGAGCGGGGCGTTCGCCGAGGTGGATGTCGAAACAAGGCATGGGGCCCACAGACATGCCCGAGACGAGGCGTTGGCTGGCACACCTATCGAAACTAGGCAGGGGCCCCCACATCACGCACGCGGCTGGGTGAGGGTGTTGATTGGTGCGCCTATCAAATAGGGGGTCGTGGCTCGAACGCTACAGGCTACTGGTTGGCTTGCGTGTTGAAACAGGCCGGATAGGCCACATCGCGCACGTGACGGCGGTGTTTTTGTTGGCACGTTTGTCAGAACAGGGGGGACACACACATAATGGGGGCATTGGTTGCACTACTAAAAAATGCCTTATAGGTGGAGGATTAACAGTAGCGCGGGTTAATAttccgcgctactgctactttgcaGCAGTGCGGGGGTGCAACACGCGCTATAGGTAAATCTATAACAATAACGCGGGCTTGACAACACGCACTACTGATAAGTGGTCCCCATGGTGCCCACCGGGGCTGGCTATAGTAGCAGCGTGGCCCATGAAACCACCGCTACCGCTAaatagatagcagtagcgcgggttcccTGCACCGGTGTGCAACAATGGTTGCACTCCACCAGCTGGTGAGCCCCGCTTAGCAGCGGGTtagacccagcgctactgctactatgcttagcagtagcgctgaccCTGGACCCGCACTGCTACTAAGGCGCAACAACCACCTTTACCCTCCCCTTCCCCCATCCTCTCCTTTACTTGCTTCTCCTACCTCTCCCCCATTGTTAGCTTTGTTCTctctgccttctcctacctctcttctctctTCTTTAATACCCCCTCCACCATCTCCGTTAATGCACATCCTTCTCTTCCTCACTTTTCTCTCCCTCCACACTCCTAGCTTTGTCTCGCTAGTTAGCTCTCCTCCCCAACTAGATCTACCCATTTAATGAAGTGTAACCTATCTACCTCCCAAACTAGATCTACTCACCGACCTCATCACCGTGCTTGATCTCTCTCGAGATAGATGAGTAAAAAGTTGTGCTTTGCAAtaatctatgtgtgtgtgtgtggggggggggggggggcatgtatgAATGTACAACCTCCCCCATGGTTGTGCATGAAGACAAAGTTCATACACgtgagcagtggcggagcttggccCAAAAAGTTGGCCGGGCCAGCTGTAGGAAATAGTTATAGGGATTGTGTTTCATGGCCCAAAAATACGTATACACTGCAGAAAATCGCATGGGCTGGGCGGGCCGTGGCCCATTCGGCCTTGtcgtagctccgccactgcatgtGAGTATGCTGATTCAAGGGCGGAAACAACCGGAAAATAATGTTAATCTATATCTCGGGCTACTGAAAGAGGAGTTACACACGTTATGGACATCACCGGTCAAGACATGGGTCGCCAGCGCTGATGACGATGATGCACAAGAATTTTGAATTATATCTTAAGAAAGATCGGGTTTGTAGAGGCCAACTATTTTAACACTGCTTTAGCGATTGATATTTTCTTTGTGGGCATGGATGCcatttatatatataattgcaagtACATAAAAAGAATCATGAATTTTTACAGGTTTCTCGAGGTATACCGGCACTTGCCGACACATGTTTCAttggtcccacatgtcggtgagctTCTACACTTGCTTTTATATACTCCTCCGAGCTATGCAGCTGTGTGTAATAAATAAATGTCCCGTTTAACCAAACTCAAAAAGCAAGGTTGCTATATAACAAGATTGCAAAATCCAATCTAAAAAACACTAGCACTCCTTCCCTTTGATTAACGGCAAGGCACGGACATGGACTTCTTGACGGGCGTCACCGCGCCTTTGCGCGCTAGTGTGTGACTAATCTGGGAAAGTTTCATGCAATTTGGATCGTTGGTTCAACGACAAAATGCATTTCAACTTCGAGCTTAActagtttgaccacattttgatTGAAATTTAGAATTtgtcagaaaaaaataaaaaattacagTAAATCATTCGTATGTGTGACTAAGCTGGTGCAATTTGGATCATTGGTTAAAACGGCTCTATGCATTTCAACTTTGAGCTTGCGGAGATATATAATGGAGCTCATGGATTTTTAGTGTGAGGCAGCAGGAGGAGCACGAGAGGGCGAAGGCCGCAGGGCAGCAAGGGGGAGCAGCAGGTACAACGGCGGCAGGGGAGTAGCATGTACAGCGGCGGTAGTTGTGGTTATGTGCAGGGGTTCATCCACTGATTTTGGACGGGAATGGCTAAGGATGTGCTCTCTTTGGATCAAATAGGCACAAGGGGCCAATGGTCCTTTATTTTTCCATGCATCTCTAGCAGACTCGCATAACACCGACCCGCAAAACCcgtttgcagttcgcggaaaaacggctttgcgggccggcgcggacgGCCGCAGAGGCAGACCTCGCAGAAGGGACCCGTATAAAAGGATATTCGCAGAATATgctcttttacgggtcggctttgcggggtctggTCTGGAGCCGCTCCCGCCGGCCCGCAAATCCGAAATTTGCACCTCAATTTGACACAAGATAatacattttttttgctttttcaacAGCATTGGATACATAGGACATCACCAActctttgctagaatagcaagcccagagaaaataagaaccacaattatgcattttagaagatttccaacttccatagctgctcccactagttggaccaatatcttctccatgcattccttgttgatctgcggattcttgattttgcattcttcattcttcttctttggttataaagaagtagacgttgtttTCCCTCTAGTTGCAGATGCAGCCGCTTCATTACCTTTGATTCTACTAAGGAATGCACGAACGtttattaagtttctttctatcaataaattAATGTATTCgtcttcccaaaaccaaaatgagcatccatcttcctacacacaTGATGATGTTCGAAATGAGCTATCGCAATTGAACCAAAGAATGCGGTGCCAAAGCAGAATGAAAACAAcacgtaccccgtcgttttcgcatttgaagaacacccatcctgGGTGCTTCGGCATGCCCGAAGTTAGCCGCAGCACTGTTCGCGTAcagtcgtcgcactgtatgagcggcatcgaCGAGCCGCAGAGCCActgcgcgagcgccgagcccggcAGACGGCCGCCGAATCTATGCCGGCAAACCGTCGGCGCCGGCGACAGGACGAACCcgtacctgcatgcggcgatgGGACTTTGCAGGGGCTGCGCGAGGTGCTCCCCGACCATTCCCTCGCTTGGCGCAGCCACCGGCGGACGAAAAAGCCCAATCCGGCCGCCCACGACGAAGGGCCGCAGATCTGCAACTTTTCAGCCCGCCGacgcaggagggggggggggcggagggcaACCTCGTGCATGTGGCGGCCTTTCGGCGTGATCCCGCCGGCTACTTTCGCCAGAACCGTGGGCGGCGGCCCGGCGGcagggcgagggggagaggggaggtggtAGATGGGGAAAAGCGCGGCCTGAAATGTCCTCCCCACCAACTGCTCCCGCTATAGGCAGGGAACCGacgggcccggggggggggggggcgcgtatTCGCGGGTTGAGGTCAAGATTTTGCCGCGCCCTTCAAAATTTTTTACGGACCGGCCGCGTTTGCGGGGTATGTTCGGGCGGGATTTTGGCGGTTACTTTGCGGGTCAGAGCTTTTTACGGGGTCTACTATAGATGATCTTAGAGCGCACAAGATCACCAGCCAGCCACCATGTTTTTTTAAGTTTTTTTTGAGATAATGACCGCCTCAAGAAGCATGCAACCGCGCGCCCCAGCCCCTATCCTATGACACAATTTATAGTCGTGGAAAAAAGACAAGGTGGATTTATCCACAGAATGGAGAAGAGGAGGGTTGAGTGGGATATGATTTACGAATCAACCCGTGGATAGATGGTTATAAGAAGATGGTATCCATAGACCATTAGGTTTCGAGTCTTAGATTTGACACTGGCGCTCGcattttcttggatttatttcagATTTTTTCGATGATGTGTGTTTAGTGAGAGAAGACATCCTCATCGACTACAAAAGCATCTGTGATGACTTTGTTAAGATGATGTGCCTACTCAGTCTATAGGAGGTGCTTATAGGAATAAGATACGTATGTAGATGTGCGTTCATAAAAATAAGTGTATACGTTTATAAACTGTGTTAGAAGAAGTTTGATATTTGTTTGGTTGGTGGTGGCAGCTAGTTGACGCGTTGGCGCCTGTGCGCCTGTGAGCAATTTAAACTAATCGCTCCCGATTAAGTATGGACGGCCGGCAGGCGAAGGATGCGTAACGGCGATGGAGTTTATTTTTAATACTGTACAGACGCAGATGCTTCTGTATATACATACGCACTTATCATATGAATACGCAAcaagtaattcggaatggagggagtactccctccgtcccataatacaagACGTTGTTAGTTcgaaaaaaacatcttatattataggACATAGGATGTAAATTTAAAAACTATCGCTGTTTGCATGTCTACTTATACCTGTGTAGTCGAATGGATTAAATTACCCCTACAAAGGGAATGGATTAATTGAGCTAAAGAAAAGAAATGGGGCTGGGTTATTTATGCAATTTTGTTGAAAGGGCGGTAAGAGATTAAGGAATGGACTGATTGACGTGGAGACGCAGAAGTAAGAGTCCCAATCACATTACCAGCTGAGAACTTTGACGCAGAGAGTGAAGAAAGGCAGCacctcagagcatctccagccgcgcccccaacaagacCCCCAGGCGATTTTTCGAACGCCGGCGttaaaaaatcggcccagtcacgtTCTCAGGAGCccttttttcgccggctcgggtcgAAATTGAaagccggcggacccaacccgaacccggcgcgctgggggcgctcgggggcgccgggcgaattgtttttggcgcgaaagcaccgcgggccagccgcgtcagcgacaccgcccgcctcgtcttctctcgacgcctcggtttcccgcggggaatcaatggcaaggctgccgctggtcagctttgccattgattcctcacgggcggcgcgttcacagggcggcgcgccgacgcctcctcTCCCTAGGACGCGTACACACGGACGCGGCGCGGCTATATATGGCCTCGCTCGCCTGTGATGAGTGCCACCTCTCctcctctcccgagcgccgccgccgagctcttctcccccagccctccctctcccgagcgctgccgccgatctcttctcccccagccactccatctcccgagcgccgccgccgatcAAGATGGTgacggagcgccagcgcgccgccctgcggcgcttcgagcagcgccgccgaggccgcgacgaaggaggagtcgtcatcatcgacgacagcgatgacgacgacgacgcgccgccgtcgtcaccagccggggaggggtccagcaggggcgcccgagtcaa encodes the following:
- the LOC123146223 gene encoding probable E3 ubiquitin-protein ligase RHB1A — its product is MGGCCCCASRAEADRAPVHIYHQQNQEEHEPLSSAFDGSSPASAIVAVDTNLDTSTPDTYRAPPAPLPYDVSLPVTENPDLEKSDIKSKTDDQQESLKVDEYESCEKGAPEDKIEEEDVCPICLEEYDEENPRSITKCEHHFHLCCILEWMERSETCPVCDQITLIDEMYE
- the LOC123142187 gene encoding uncharacterized protein translates to MVGEHLAQPLQSPIAACRYGFVLSPAPTVCRHRFGGRLPGSALAQWLCGSSMPLIQCDDCTRTVLRLTSGMPKHPGWVFFKCENDGEDGCSFWFWEDEYINLLIERNLINVRAFLSRIKGNEAAASATRGKTTSTSL